The following are encoded in a window of Plasmodium vivax chromosome 10, whole genome shotgun sequence genomic DNA:
- a CDS encoding chromosome condensation protein, putative (encoded by transcript PVX_098020A): protein MGDGLGGAASAQALSITNEGGADLSAAHRSSSAEENLNGGLSNPTVSIEDRKGSRIIIDRLVLENFKSYSGVKVIGPFYKKFSCIVGPNGSGKSNIIDAMLFVFGRRAKKIRQNKLSDLIHSSKHSMHNEYTKVSIRFRVVSDGDQEGGEQWEQSEQWEQSEQWGGPAGCRPGGPCFTVSREATADNQSRYRINDKVVTQKEVFDLLLQKGIDLNNNRFLILQGEVEQISQMSPKGTKNEEGLLEYLEDIIGTNSYKEAISKSLEELERSEEVYHDKVNRLKHVYNELKELAGPKKEARYYVQLQKFTYKLNVLLVKKDKCELAKRMLTKEEELANCKKQKEEHNVAYEKLLKERKEMNTILSSLESDEADIIKRKNQVDSEFKLLTTQDENVKKELLIVVEKIQNLYVKREQLREKDIPRYKSIIESKQKILNTLKREGIPKMERQLEKCEEEMEKYNEEIKTDTDRINTMYSNEEKKLAPLQKSYDDLVRVTSEYSNRCHLIEKKQREFLTHQENLKHLQMKLLNEMEEMDVQLKHMGKMDAERRKALHEKEELLTRVNEEAEQVANRLVTLTVRYETMKKELHTDRSLSKLHELIYHLKRTKIKGIHGVLGDLGSIDPKYEKAFLIAGSNCTDFVVVDKPHDAVLLFEQMRKQNLGRVNVLSLSILESNLLPVMRKHDENYSPLLPNVHRLIDFIRLKEERYKVCFYYAVKETLVANTLEEAHVIGYSHKRRVVTIGGELIENDGRICGGGILNKQGKGPSAGGARSSVRKSCGNREVEPQEGSSTSGFFKAEAPSQYDQTDVTQTEGDIKEANKKMEELKLRRGSLLSEIKEITTLIEDNECKIEIAKKRIDNCKKQLKDIDGQLQNSDVPELTQEEKNELESIKQMIGEKNDEKNKVEILLQAQESKVKMYYEQLQNVGGEKKKTLKNKLLHAERQLNITRDEIAKHSSEEVNALANLQKGEKDILKFTDEIEEYEKNEKELENELKDLETKGCLVYEEIEKMEKELAKVQAEMEQNQKKKQQIDENVSKKDLENVDLVYKTENLLKEIEQLRLRGVAYEGKIDEFVRLIEQADRVAVENRPCRASASASGGGSADQSTGEEGSEEEGSQDGSEVGSEDRSGGGSFHDPVGGKRKRGSDDGSADGSGDGTTDGSANGGGDPRQRDEDQEEELKALEDMACDNEEWSDLESEYDYASVTDEQLQAMNRKEVENKLESKLRLLQKKAPNLKVFQDYNVKLYDYMKRRKDVSKSRKKKDKLKKKYENLCNKRRKEFLLAFNIISAKLKEMYQMIAIGGDAELEIIDSSEIFNEGILFSVRPPKKSWKHIQNLSGGEKTLSSLALVFALHYFKPNPIYFMDEIDAALDFKNVSIISHYIKTKTNDAQFIVISLRNQMFELCDRMIGIYKTNDITKCITLNPGRFQGGAADPANEDEEEEEELAQRANPYVAVPM from the coding sequence ATGGGGGACGGCCTCGGCGGCGCGGCGAGCGCGCAGGCGCTGAGCATCACGAACGAGGGGGGAGCTGACCTCTCAGCAGCGCACCGCTCATCCAGCGCAGAGGAAAACCTCAACGGAGGGCTAAGCAATCCCACGGTGAGCATAGAGGACAGGAAGGGCTCGCGCATAATCATTGACAGACTCGTATTGGAAAACTTTAAGAGCTACTCTGGCGTGAAGGTGATCGGGCCGTTCTACAAGAAGTTCAGCTGCATCGTGGGTCCGAATGGGAGTGGGAAGAGCAACATCATCGACGCTATGCTGTTTGTGTTTGGGCGGCGGGCGAAGAAGATCCGGCAGAACAAGCTGAGCGATTTGATCCACAGCTCCAAGCACTCCATGCACAACGAGTACACGAAGGTGTCCATTCGGTTTAGGGTCGTCTCGGATGGCGaccaggaggggggggagcagtgGGAGCAGTCGGAGCAGTGGGAACAGTCGGAGCAGTGGGGGGGGCCCGCGGGCTGCCGCCCAGGTGGCCCCTGCTTCACCGTCAGCCGGGAAGCCACGGCGGACAACCAGTCCAGGTACCGAATCAACGACAAGGTGGTGACGCAGAAGGAGGTGTTCGATCTGCTGCTCCAAAAGGGAATCGACCTGAATAACAACCGCTTCCTCATCCTGCAGGGGGAAGTGGAGCAGATCTCCCAAATGAGCCCCAAGGGAACCAAAAACGAAGAGGGGCTCCTAGAGTACCTAGAGGACATCATAGGAACTAATAGCTATAAAGAAGCCATAAGCAAAAGTTTGGAGGAGCTGGAAAGGAGTGAGGAGGTCTACCACGACAAGGTGAATCGGCTGAAGCACGTCTACAATGAGTTGAAGGAACTGGCCGGacccaaaaaggaagcaagGTACTACGTGCAGCTGCAGAAATTCACCTACAAGCTGAACGTGCTGCTTGTGAAGAAGGATAAGTgcgagctagccaaaaggaTGTTAACGAAAGAGGAGGAGCTAGCCAATTGcaagaagcagaaggaggagcacAACGTGGCCTACGAAAAGCTCCtaaaggagagaaaagaaaTGAACACAATTTTAAGTTCCCTCGAGAGTGACGAAGCAGATATcatcaaaaggaaaaaccaaGTGGATAGCGAATTTAAACTGCTGACCACTCAGgatgaaaatgtgaagaaggagctACTCATAGTGGTAGAGAAGATCCAAAACCTCTACGTTAAGAGGGAGCAGCTCAGGGAAAAGGACATCCCCAGGTACAAGAGCATCATAGAAAGcaagcaaaaaattttaaatacacTCAAAAGGGAGGGGATCCCAAAGATGGAGAGACAACTGGAAAAGTGCGAAGAAGAAATGGAGAAATATAATGAGGAGATTAAAACTGACACAGATAGAATTAATACAATGTATTCAAATGAAGAGAAGAAGCTAGCCCCTTTGCAAAAGAGCTACGACGATCTGGTGAGAGTTACATCGGAGTATAGCAATAGGTGCCACTTGATAGAAAAGAAGCAGAGGGAGTTCCTCACCCACCAGGAGAATTTGAAGCATTTACAAATGAAGCTGCTCAACGAGATGGAAGAAATGGACGTTCAGCTCAAGCACATGGGGAAAATGGACGCTGAGAGGAGGAAAGCCCTCCACGAGAAAGAGGAGCTACTAACTCGGGTTAACGAAGAAGCGGAACAAGTGGCAAACCGACTCGTCACCCTCACTGTGAGGTACGAAACGATGAAGAAGGAACTGCACACGGATAGAAGTCTAAGCAAGTTACACGAACTCATTTACCATTTGAAGAGAACCAAAATTAAGGGCATTCATGGAGTCCTTGGGGACCTAGGATCTATAGATCCTAAGTATGAGAAAGCCTTCCTAATCGCAGGAAGTAACTGCACCGACTTTGTCGTGGTAGACAAGCCGCATGACGCTGTCCTCCTCTTCGAACAGATGCGGAAACAGAACCTCGGACGAGTGAACGTCTTGtctctctccattttggaaagcaACCTCCTACCAGTCATGAGGAAACACGATGAGAACTACTCCCCCCTCCTTCCAAACGTCCACAGACTTATAGACTTCATCCGGTTGAAGGAGGAGAGGTACAAAGTTTGCTTCTACTACGCTGTGAAGGAGACACTAGTGGCCAATACTTTGGAGGAGGCCCACGTCATAGGCTATTCCCACAAAAGGAGAGTAGTCACCATCGGGGGGGAGCTAATAGAAAACGATGGGCGAATTTGCGGTGGGGGGATCCTAAACAAGCAGGGGAAAGGCCCATCTGCAGGGGGAGCCAGATCATCCGTGCGAAAGAGTTGCGGAAACAGAGAGGTGGAACCTCAAGAGGGCAGCTCCACCAGCGGCTTCTTCAAAGCGGAGGCCCCCTCCCAGTATGACCAAACGGATGTTACCCAAACGGAGGGAGATATTAAAGAGGCAAACAAGAAGATGGAAGAGCTGAAGCTACGAAGGGGAAGCCTCCTCAGcgaaattaaagaaatcaCCACACTTATAGAAGACAACGAGTGTAAAATCGAAATTGCGAAGAAGCGAATAGATAACTGCAAGAAGCAACTGAAGGACATCGATGGGCAGCTGCAAAACTCGGATGTGCCAGAGCTCACccaggaggagaaaaacgaaCTAGAGTCTATTAAACAAATgataggagaaaaaaacgacgaGAAGAACAAAGTGGAGATCCTACTCCAAGCACAAGAGAGCAAAGTGAAGATGTATTATGAGCAGCTGCAAAACgtcgggggggaaaagaagaaaacactGAAGAATAAGCTTCTGCACGCGGAGAGGCAACTGAACATCACGCGGGATGAAATCGCCAAGCACAGCAGTGAGGAGGTGAATGCTTTGGCGAAcctgcagaagggggagaaagaCATACTTAAATTTACAGACGAAATTGAGGAATATGAGAAGAACGAGAAGGAGCTAGAGAATGAGCTCAAGGATCTAGAGACTAAGGGGTGCCTTGTCTATGAAGAGATAGAAAAGATGGAGAAGGAGCTTGCCAAAGTGCAGGCCGAGATGGAGCAGAaccaaaagaagaagcagcaaatTGATGAGAACGTTTCGAAGAAGGACCTAGAGAATGTGGATCTAGTGTACAAGACGGAGAACCTGCTAAAAGAAATCGAGCAGCTGCGGCTCAGGGGGGTCGCCTACGAGGGGAAGATCGACGAGTTCGTGCGGCTCATCGAGCAGGCCGACCGCGTCGCTGTGGAGAACCGGCCGTGCCGCGCCAGCGCCAGCGCCAGCGGCGGGGGCAGCGCCGACCAGAGCACGGGCGAGGAGGGGAGCGAAGAGGAGGGAAGCCAAGACGGAAGCGAAGTAGGAAGCGAGGACCGAAGCGGTGGGGGAAGCTTCCACGACCCAGTGGGGGGCAAGCGGAAGAGGGGGAGTGACGACGGAAGCGCCGACGGGAGTGGCGACGGAACCACCGACGGAAGTGCCAACGGAGGGGGCGACCCCCGGCAGCGCGACGAGGACCAGGAGGAAGAGCTCAAAGCGCTGGAGGACATGGCGTGCGACAACGAAGAGTGGAGCGACCTCGAAAGCGAGTACGACTACGCGAGCGTGACGGACGAGCAGCTGCAAGCGATGAACAGAAAGGAAGTAGAAAATAAACTGGAGAGTAAGCTCCGCCTCCTGCAGAAGAAGGCACCCAACCTGAAGGTCTTCCAAGACTACAACGTCAAGCTGTATGACTAcatgaagaggagaaaagaTGTCTCAAAatcgaggaaaaaaaaagacaagttaaaaaaaaaatatgaaaatctGTGTAATAAGAGGAGAAAGGAGTTCCTCCTCGCCTTCAATATCATCTCTGCCAAGTTGAAGGAGATGTATCAGATGATTGCCATCGGTGGAGATGCAGAATTAGAAATTATAGATTCGTCGGAAATATTTAATGAGGGGATTCTTTTCTCCGTCCGACCTCCTAAGAAAAGTTGGAAGCATATACAGAACCTCTCCGGAGGAGAGAAAACCCTCAGCTCCTTAGCTCTCGTTTTCGCTCTACACTATTTTAAGCCCAACCCCATTTACTTCATGGATGAAATCGATGCTGCTCTGGACTTTAAGAACGTCTCTATCATTTCGCACTACATCAAGACCAAGACCAACGATGCGCAGTTCATCGTGATTTCGCTGAGGAACCAGATGTTCGAGCTCTGCGATCGGATGATAGGCATATACAAGACGAACGACATCACCAAGTGTATTACCCTCAACCCGGGCCGCTtccaggggggggcggcggacCCGGCAAACgaagacgaagaggaagaggaagagctcGCGCAGCGTGCGAATCCCTACGTGGCGGTGCCGATGTGA
- a CDS encoding soluble NSF attachment protein (SNAP), putative (encoded by transcript PVX_098015A) — protein sequence MEYEARELEKKAEQLNKKGFLSSFFGADNTDEMINCYNLAANKYKLCHKWKEATACILKNAVLHRNNNETSYCANAYLEAGNIAKKYDKMEAIKYIEEAVNMYAAIGRFSNCGKCEKNVAEIYEDLYEYGNASKYYKKAAYYFEMDEYSKSVYTQCIVKYAELSSQYSGQYEEAISIFENEAEKALKSTLLQYGARDYYIKAGILHIVLGDLVNAKISIDKYCMNDPRFLNSREKMFLENIIEAVTEQDVEYFEEVVHEYDRITKLDNWKVHFLYHVKSKMNAEPNVELTADGAVDLT from the exons ATGGAATACGAGGCAAGGGAGCTGGAAAAGAAGGCCGAACAGCTAAACAAGAAGGGGTTcctctcttccttttttggggccGACAACACGGACGAAATGATCAACTGCTACAATTTGGCGGCCAACAAGTACAAGCTGTGCCACAAAT GGAAGGAGGCCACCGCGTGCATCCTGAAGAACGCCGTGCTGCACAGAAACAACAACGAGACGAGCTACTGCGCGAATGCGTACTTGGAAGCGGGGAATATagccaaaaaatatgacaaaaTGG AGGCCATAAAATATATCGAAGAGGCCGTCAACATGTACGCAGCCATTGGACGCTTCTCCAACTGCGGGAAGTGCGAAAAAAACGTGGCGGAAATTTACGAAGATCTGTACGAATATGGCAATGCGTCCAAGTACTACAAAAAAGCGGCGTACTACTTCGAAATGGACGAGTATTCCAA GTCCGTCTACACGCAGTGCATCGTGAAGTACGCGGAGTTGAGTTCGCAGTACAGTGGGCAGTATGAGGAGGCCATCTCG ATCTTCGAGAACGAAGCGGAGAAGGCCCTGAAGAGCACACTGCTGCAGTACGGCGCGAGGGACTACTACATAAAGGCAGGCATTTTGCACATCGTGCTGGGGGACCTGGTGAACGCGAAAATCTCCATCGACAAGTATTGCATGAATGACCCACGTTTTTTAAACTCGAGGGAGAAAATGTTCCTGGAGAATATCATCGAGGCGGTGACAGAACAGGACGTGGAATACTTCGAGGAGGTTGTGCACGAGTATGACCGCATCACCAAGCTGGACAATTGGAAGGTGCACTTCCTTTACCACGTGAAGTCGAAGATGAATGCGGAGCCGAATGTCGAGTTGACGGCGGATGGGGCGGTGGACCTGACGTAG